One genomic window of Meiothermus sp. CFH 77666 includes the following:
- the rpmF gene encoding 50S ribosomal protein L32 gives MAKHPVPKKKVSKSRRDIRRAVVSTLTAPTLIKCANCGALVTPHTVCDSCGYYGGKKVLEIRA, from the coding sequence ATGGCCAAGCACCCAGTACCCAAGAAAAAAGTATCCAAGTCCCGCCGGGACATCCGCCGGGCTGTGGTATCCACCCTGACGGCCCCCACCCTCATCAAGTGCGCCAACTGCGGAGCCCTGGTTACCCCTCATACCGTTTGCGATAGCTGTGGCTACTACGGCGGTAAAAAGGTTCTGGAAATCCGCGCATAG
- a CDS encoding SAM-dependent chlorinase/fluorinase, translating into MREIFFLSDFGLADPYAAVVKAVIRQTAPGVVVHDLAHNLPPGDLNRASYILYESVPYLPRQSVVLAVVDPGVGSSRRAVLVVGERLCYVAPDNGLLTLAYLQDPPRKAYLLENQSYHLPRKSATFHGRDVFGPVAAHLSAGVEPPRFGPELPVHELVRLPIHLNFGTHGEILTFDRFGNAITTLLATPAQIRGKTVRIRYHRIPTASHYAEVPVGSALAYVGSAGLLEVAVHLGNAQENLGLKQGDRVELLG; encoded by the coding sequence ATGCGGGAAATTTTCTTTCTCTCCGATTTTGGCCTGGCCGACCCCTATGCTGCGGTGGTCAAGGCGGTGATACGGCAAACGGCTCCAGGGGTGGTTGTTCATGACCTGGCCCATAACCTGCCCCCCGGCGATCTGAACCGGGCCAGTTACATTTTGTACGAGTCGGTGCCCTATCTGCCCCGGCAGTCTGTGGTGCTGGCGGTGGTGGATCCTGGCGTAGGCTCGAGCCGTAGAGCAGTTTTGGTAGTAGGGGAGCGGCTTTGCTATGTGGCGCCGGACAACGGGCTGCTCACCCTGGCTTACTTGCAAGACCCCCCGCGGAAAGCCTATTTGCTCGAGAACCAGAGCTACCACCTGCCCCGCAAATCGGCCACCTTCCACGGGCGGGATGTGTTTGGGCCGGTAGCGGCCCACCTTTCGGCAGGGGTCGAACCCCCTCGTTTTGGCCCTGAACTGCCCGTGCACGAGCTGGTGCGTTTGCCCATCCACCTGAACTTTGGAACCCACGGCGAGATACTGACTTTTGACCGCTTTGGCAACGCCATCACCACCCTGCTGGCTACCCCAGCCCAGATCCGGGGTAAGACCGTACGCATCCGCTATCATCGCATCCCGACAGCCTCCCATTATGCCGAGGTGCCGGTGGGGAGCGCCCTGGCCTATGTGGGGAGCGCCGGGCTCTTGGAGGTGGCCGTACACCTGGGCAATGCCCAGGAAAACCTCGGCCTCAAGCAGGGCGACCGGGTGGAGCTCTTGGGTTGA
- a CDS encoding tetratricopeptide repeat protein: protein MIALRAVPFAVGIALFAFTALAQLGAEGYYTQCKALYDRGVLDSARATCQLALVADPNHLPSIKLLGRIYLEENNPGAAQPFLQQMIQLSPQDPEVALLDARFQLLQGRPADALARLPRGLNTEAVLLRAQINEALGRYEEAYATFRRVTASEEARLGAARLAERLGRPQEALDLLGSSPREQLARARLMWLSGDTRAAAEALEEVLPRLGPLEGDYTRTLGLLAMVYYGLGEFDKGSLVLRQLSSRMSLPSSLLGKVWPWLVVFLLYLGLVLYGESRIEPMRTVEMGNERRFGPGSIHLWLILALVLAGLAAVGIGQLLYQNLLALFTPFQGQVVRPVFYFLLGAFALLIAYQNVSREGMQNALGPRSSWVEGTWAGLVLLALLALYAYIAKPLGLSGLGTMYPIFFGLALLELIIRGVGYPVFKERYKELSNFMIPVLFALAIPGPTVFFLMASLFLGWLYMRTRGALAGATAWVLAGLILALIANLPLTRTLLGS from the coding sequence ATGATAGCGTTACGAGCGGTTCCTTTTGCCGTGGGAATCGCCTTATTTGCGTTCACGGCCCTGGCCCAACTGGGGGCGGAAGGCTATTACACTCAGTGCAAAGCCCTGTATGACCGCGGTGTGCTGGACAGCGCTCGAGCCACCTGCCAGCTCGCGCTGGTAGCCGACCCTAACCACCTGCCCAGTATCAAACTGCTGGGGCGAATATATCTGGAAGAAAATAATCCCGGTGCGGCCCAGCCATTCCTCCAGCAAATGATTCAGCTCAGCCCGCAAGACCCCGAGGTGGCCCTGCTGGATGCGCGCTTTCAACTCTTGCAGGGCCGTCCTGCCGATGCGCTGGCCCGATTGCCGCGGGGGTTGAACACCGAGGCAGTGCTGTTGCGGGCCCAGATCAACGAAGCCCTGGGTCGGTACGAGGAGGCCTATGCCACCTTCCGCCGGGTGACGGCTTCGGAGGAAGCCCGACTGGGCGCTGCCCGCCTGGCGGAGCGGCTGGGCCGGCCCCAGGAAGCCCTGGATCTGCTGGGCAGCAGCCCCAGGGAGCAGCTTGCCCGGGCCCGTCTGATGTGGCTATCGGGCGACACCCGTGCGGCGGCAGAGGCCCTCGAGGAAGTACTGCCCCGCCTAGGGCCCCTGGAGGGTGACTACACCCGAACCCTGGGCCTCTTGGCGATGGTTTACTACGGGCTGGGCGAGTTCGACAAGGGCTCGCTGGTCTTGCGGCAGTTGTCCTCGAGGATGAGCCTGCCCAGCAGTCTGTTGGGCAAGGTCTGGCCCTGGTTGGTGGTATTTTTGCTCTATCTGGGGCTGGTGCTCTACGGAGAGAGCCGCATCGAGCCCATGCGCACAGTAGAAATGGGCAATGAGCGGCGCTTTGGCCCTGGCTCCATCCACCTGTGGTTGATTCTGGCGCTTGTGCTGGCAGGGCTGGCTGCGGTAGGCATTGGGCAGCTTCTGTACCAGAACCTGCTGGCCCTGTTCACCCCTTTTCAGGGCCAGGTGGTGCGTCCGGTGTTTTATTTCTTGCTGGGGGCTTTTGCGCTCCTGATTGCTTATCAGAATGTCAGCCGGGAAGGTATGCAAAACGCCCTGGGGCCGCGCTCGAGCTGGGTTGAGGGCACCTGGGCGGGGTTGGTCTTGCTGGCTTTGCTGGCCCTGTATGCTTATATTGCCAAACCCCTGGGACTGAGCGGACTGGGCACCATGTACCCCATCTTTTTCGGCCTGGCTTTGCTAGAGCTGATCATCCGTGGGGTGGGGTATCCGGTTTTCAAGGAACGCTACAAAGAGCTGAGTAACTTCATGATCCCGGTGCTGTTTGCCCTGGCCATACCCGGCCCTACGGTCTTCTTCCTGATGGCCAGCCTTTTCCTGGGCTGGCTTTATATGCGCACCAGGGGGGCCCTGGCCGGCGCCACCGCCTGGGTATTGGCTGGATTGATTCTGGCTTTGATTGCCAACCTGCCCCTGACGCGCACGTTGTTGGGTAGCTAA
- a CDS encoding NYN domain-containing protein, whose translation MNDPFGRIPGWSPHQRVGLFVDTQNLYHSARDYYGQNVNFESLMRFAIGNRQLVRATAYVVEREHDTSAWPFIYKLSTIGFRVRRMNLTLKETTDEGKPIYEGNWDMGIAADMVRLMHTLDVVVLGSGDGDFVDIVEVLMERGLRVEVIAFKETTSQKLIDAVDRFIHLPEIENAFVPSKERERTLIPRTE comes from the coding sequence ATGAACGACCCTTTTGGCCGTATCCCTGGCTGGAGCCCCCATCAGCGCGTAGGCCTGTTTGTAGATACCCAAAACCTCTACCACTCCGCCCGCGACTACTACGGGCAGAACGTCAATTTTGAGAGCCTGATGCGCTTTGCCATTGGCAACCGCCAGCTGGTGCGGGCTACCGCGTACGTGGTGGAGCGCGAACACGACACCTCGGCCTGGCCCTTCATCTACAAGCTCTCCACCATCGGCTTCCGGGTGCGCCGGATGAACCTGACCCTCAAGGAGACCACCGACGAGGGCAAGCCCATCTACGAGGGCAACTGGGATATGGGCATTGCCGCCGACATGGTGCGCCTAATGCACACCCTGGATGTGGTGGTGTTGGGCAGCGGCGACGGCGATTTTGTGGACATTGTGGAGGTGCTGATGGAGCGGGGCCTGCGGGTCGAGGTTATTGCCTTCAAGGAGACCACCTCGCAAAAGCTGATTGACGCCGTAGACCGCTTCATCCACCTGCCCGAAATCGAGAACGCCTTTGTGCCCAGCAAGGAGCGGGAACGAACCCTGATCCCCAGAACTGAGTGA